Below is a genomic region from Cotesia glomerata isolate CgM1 linkage group LG5, MPM_Cglom_v2.3, whole genome shotgun sequence.
ATGCCTATTTatcgattaataaaaataaatacttgatatttATGCTCGCTAAATTTTAGAAGTACGCGAGCACTGTCAGCATAAATCTTCATCTGTTGATATTATGTCAACAGCAGTTGTTCCATGATGCTTAGTAACTTTAGTATTTGGCAAAAAATACGGTGGTATTTCCATTGGATTATCATCTGCCAATGGTTGCATACCACTCGGTGGAACTTTACGTCAGTGACCAAAAAGTTCTGTATTTTCTTCGTTGTCAATTGACTGATATCCCtgctgtaaaattttaattcatattaattaataataaattgtaactagtataataaataaaattagcaactataaataaacaaaattttgctttattaaataatgacttttgttaaaatgcactgtaatttcttaactattgacgtttttaaagatataagctcatcccgatgttacactcaccaagagctttcatttgagtacctacatgcattttgacatatttttcatatatatacatatatattatatacaaatatatgaaatatatgaaaaattgatgtgggtactcaaatgaaaggtcttgataagtgtaacatcaggatgagcttatatctttaaaaatgtcaatagttcacaagatatttgttaaattgcatcgtactttcttaaatattgacatttttaaagatataagctcatcccgatgttacactcatcaagagctttcatttaagtacccacatgcatttttgatatatttttcatatatacatatatataaaatatataaatatatgaaaaaatgatgtgggtactcaaatgaaaggtcttgataaatgtaacattgggatgagcttatatctttaaaaatgtcaatagttcacaagatacaaggttatttctcaattatgttaaattgcactgtactttctcaactattgtcatttttaaagatataagctcatcccgatgatacactcatcaagagctttcatttgaatacccacatgtattttgatatatttttcatatatacttatatatataatatatataaatatatgaaaaattgatgtgggtacttaaatgaaagctcttgatgagagtaacatcaggatgagcttatatctttgaaaatgtcaatagttcacgagatagaaggtaatttcttaattaagttTCTAGAggtagagcattttcgaatgcagcttaaatacttatcatcataaattgactattggtaagAATGATATGATAGATAAatcatgtaaaaaaataataagtccTTACTCTTCTTTGTCGTCCACCAAACCCTTCGTCAAGCAATTCCGTTTCCCAATCATCTTCTCCTTCTTCACCTGgatcaaaattataaagagGCATTAATTTATGCCGCAATCGTTCCAATTTACGTCGTCGTGATATAATTAATacctaacaaaaaaaaataaaataaaactactaTTAATATCATACCTCCATGCACAATCATATCATtacagttttttaataaataattattatttttgacaattattattagtaccACAGCTGACAGTATTATAACGAAAATAATAACTCCAAGAGgtacaaatatatattccACTCCATCAGGTGGACCAAAATCATCAAAAGGTTTCTCAGTAGTTGTTGAAGTTGGTGGATTACAAATTTTTGAcgtcttatttaatttttgttcattATTAGTTTCAGGTGATTGAAAAGCTACCACTGATGATGACAGTGtgtcattattaataaaaaaatccgtGTAATTTTCTGAACTTCCATTGTACATGATTCTATTGATATCAATTGTTGTTTCTTCCAGATGATTTAGTAAGAATGTTGTTAGCAATGAATTGTTAGTATCCATGACCTTGTTAATTTACTTCACAGCATTCATTTTTGTTGATTCTATTAGTTGTTATTGTTATGTCAATAATGaagcatttaaaaacaatgacACTTTAACTTACTTATAAGTTTTTGACGATGTTAttgtattatataaatattaattctgaatttattcaaattgtatACATTGCATTGTATATCTTGCGTTTTATTTGTACAACTATACACTCTCAGATGTATTGTTTTGATACATGCTGTTTTTTGACATTTACTAAGATTAATCAATTTGAAATGTacattgtaattaaaaaattaatttaacaattgttgtgtaaaaattttatgcgcTAAGACCTTGAAATATAAGACACAGATTAGCAAGTTATAAGtccgcttttttttttttttttttttttttcggagtGGCTATTGACACCATCTCGCATGCTTTTAAAGTCACGGGACATTACTAGAAAATCACCAAATTTACTATATATCGGCCGTGAATTTAAGAATTGACAGGTGAAACACGGAATTTCGTCTATTTTATCATAACACTGAAGTTAACAAAcgttggaaaatttttttattactttagcaattaaattattatgaaaaaatttaattaaaaaatttcacatataaaagtaaaaaaaattattagttgaaatttttagaagcatttttttttattgtaattgatttgttataaaattaataaaaaattgacagctctCAGCtgacttcagtatcataattttatctcCTGCTACactttagatttaaaaatttacaattgcattttaatttcactaaaaataaaCTCCAGAAATTTTGGTCTTGTCACcgcacataaatatataaatacaattaaatgataattattaatgaaaattaacttagcagatatttaagaattttttaacaaattatgtagaaattttaaaaaactaaaaatgcaatttttttaaaaataatttcttagaacaaatttgtttgttaaataaaactaataaattgtctagtgactgctaactttaatatcattaattattaaaaatatcaaaaactaacaacACTTTGCgggaatatttaaaaaaactttactaGTAAAATTATACTGCACGCCACTAGTGGAGAAAATttgaactatttttaatactctcgaaacataaccaatatatttcaaaaatacacCACAGTATTTTCCCGCGATTTTGTTTACTTAGATACAGTTGGTTGACgtaaacaacaacaacaactacAACAAGCACCATAAATAAAGTTGTTATGTTAAATTCaagatttaattttctacGATGAACTTACTACGATAAATATATCTTAATTGTTTAGTGTTCGTTAAAAAacagatataaataaaagtgacaatggttagttaaaaattaaattaatgtttgtGTCAATGGAAAACTAATAAATGTTATAAACTTTTATGACATTTAAGTTAGCAGTCGCTAGagaattttaagatttttttttaacaaacaaatttgttaaaaaaaattactcctaaaaaattgcattttttgcaaaattgcatttaaataaaaaattctaaaaattattaaatatctgctaaatttattttcattaaacttTTCAGAGGCGATCATCCGCGCCTAGTCAATCTGGGAAACGTCCTTTATTTCCAGATATCGAGAATTATTCGCCGATAActaatgtcaataattctaATAAGCCGAAAGAAGATTCTTCTGTAGCTCTTCACCGAGAGAAAAGATTGAAAACATTGAAATTTAAACCTATTCTTATTCCTGAGCGTAAAGCTTTACAGCTGAATTCAAATGATGTTACAACTACCAAAGAAGTTATATCAGACCATGTAAGttcataaaaataagctgaatctaagacaaaaattttaattattaaattaacagatatcttacaatttttattattaaaaaaattacaattacaatttttttaagtcttttttgattaataaaaattattaaaaaaattttttaatatctgctGATTTTAGgatcaataacaaaaatacttcattttttttttctttatttatttttaggaagagaaaattcgtaaaatgCTTAgtaaaccttttaaaattcctATCCCTGGTTACGAATTATCAGGTCGATTTTTAGGAGCTAAGTTCTCAGGTCCTCGCAGAGCATTACACGATCCTAATGCAGCAAATGCTTTGGTAGTTTATGCTCCTCCTGAATTATCTGAGCACGAGCGACTTAAAATTGACGAGTaagtagataaatatttattttataataatactcGTTAGCTAACGTTcttaattttcagatttttgttttattcatcaaattacaattaaaaaatatttcttttgaattgcacttaaaatttttcaaattttttacaaatgaattttttttttatttttttttaataaaataaattctaataatttttaaatgtcgactaacttaattttcattattttatcgatgattatatattatacattactacaaaaaaaaatatatttgttgcAGGAGCAAACAATTGGTACACGTGGTCGTTGATCCTCTCCtttgtaatattttaagaCCTCATCAGAGAGAAGGAGTTAAATTTATGTACGAGTGCGTAACAGGAGTGCGAATCGAAGATGCCTTTGGGTGCATTATGGCTGATGAAATGGGTCTTGGAAAAACTCTCCAGTGTATAACTCTCTTATGGACTTTATTGAAACAAGGTCCCGAAGCTAAACCACTGATTGAAAAAGCAATAATTGTAGCACCCAGTTCACTGGTTAAGAATTGGtacaatgaaattttcaaatggtTGGGAAACCGTGTTCGACCTCTGGCTATCGATGGTGGAAGCAAAAATGACATTGATACTAAACTTGTTGGATTTATGAAAACTTATGGCAGACGGTGTGTAAATCCTATCTTAATAATCAGCTACGAAACATTCCGTCTTCATTCTCACGTTCTCCATAACGATGAAGTCGGACTTGTTCTCTGTGATGAAGGACatcgattaaaaaattccgaaaatctAACGTATCAATCTTTGATGGGTCTGAAAGCTAAACGACGTGTTTTACTCAGTGGAACTCcaattcaaaatgatttattggaGTACTTTTCACTGGTACACTTTGTAAATCAAGGCTTGCTTGGCACAGCTCAAGAATTTAGgaagaaatttgaaaatccTATTTTACGTGGTCAAGATGCCGCTGCTACCGATTCAGAAAGAGCTGTGGCTCAAGAAAGACTTAATGAATTAGTTACTATTGTTAACAAATGTTTGATCAGAAGAACAAGTGCCTTGTTATCTAAATATTTACCTATTAAATATGAACTTGTTGTTTGTATCAAGATGACTGAGTTACAGACACAGctttataaaaactttatcAACAGTGATTCTATTAAAAGATCAATGCAAAGTAagcttatttattaattattaattattgatattcgtaaaaaatttaatattgcttttttaattgataatgtattttttttttttttttatttagatcatgaaagtgaaaaaaagaaaGGTGGTGGTACACTTTCAGCTCTCTCAGCTATTACTTTACTGAAGAAATTGTGCAATCATCCTGATCTTGTCtacgaaaaaattatggaaaatTCTGAAGGGTTTGAAGGAGCATCAAAGTTACTTCCTTCTAATTACAGTACCAAGTAAGTcgttaaattgattatttaattaaaaaaaaaatatggtaattatttacaagtaggATCAACTTcattttgggccataactaagtgaaaaagtaatatttaaaaatttttttctgcttgtttttacggaacatttatgataaaaaatatcgtgaaagaaaaataaagatagtaataatatatataaataaagataataataatagcattTGTCTttaaaatatggaaaaaatattgatgaaaattaatttagcatatattccataattttaagaattttataacaaataaactatggcaaaaaaaattagaaaacaaaattcacctgtagaaatttaaaaaaattaaaaatgcaatttttttaaaataattttttgaaacaaatttttttgttaaataaaattaaaaaattgtgaagtaactgctaactttaatgtcataaaatattGGCTTTCATGTTTTTAGATAaagtttctattttatatttttttgaaatatatttttttttttaaatacataaaaaaaacaaacaatttaaaaaaaaaaattggtcaatttgatcaaaaaaaaaaatttggtaaccgtctcttttttctcatgcaaaaatttctcgcgacaaaaattgttagtcatgttaatattttcttttagaaataattgtacttaattgtaaataattgtgaAAAATGTTGGCGGGATTAATAAAGGCGGGGAGCCAAAAAattcatcagaaaaaaaattttctatgacccagaataattaattactaaaaatatgaacttcatattattattgatatattttcaggGATGTAATGCCAGAATTATCAGGAAAATTGATGGTCCTCGATTGTCTGTTAGCTTCAATAAAATCTACGACATCTGATAAAATAGTATTGGTATCAAATTACACTCAAACTCTTGatctttttgaaaaactttcacgCAAAAGACAATACAAATATGTACGTCTTGACGGTACGATGACGATTAAAAAACGATCAAAAGTAGTTGATAGTTTTAATAATCCTGAGAGCGGAGACTTCATTTTTATGTTGAGTTCCAAAGCCGGAGGTTGTGGTTTGAATTTAATTGGAGCAAATCGATTAGTTATGTTTGATCCTGATTGGAATCCTGCTAACGATGATCAAGCTATGGCACGAGTTTGGCGAGATGGCCAAAAGAAACCTTGCTTTGTTTACCGGTTTCTGAGTGTaagcatttatttaaatttattattccatatttatttatttatttatttatttaatttaatttaattatatttatttagactggaacaattgaagaaaaaattttccaaaggCAAGCTCATAAAAAAGCACTGAGTTCAACCGTTGTTGATCAAGAAGATGATGTTTGTCGGCACTTTACCCTCAATGATCTCCGAGATCTTTTCAAGCTTGAAGAAAATACTGTTTCCGACACGCATTCTAAATTCAAGTGCAAACGATGTGTGGCTGGTGTTGAAGTAAAAGGACCTCCAGAGCAATCTGATTGTAATTCAGACTTGGCAGACTGGCGTCATGCTCACAATTCCCGAAATCTTCCGGATATACCGCTAAAACATTGCTGGTCTAGTGGAGTTTCATTTGCGTTTCATCATCGCTCGACTGAACAAgttaaagagaaaaaagaaattgaagaaaaGCCTGAGGAAGTTAATATGGATACAGAAGTAGATTcagaataatttatataaatatatttgtttattataattgactGAGAAAGCTGGTTGTCTTTCTAtcataagtttttaattttataattaaaaaaaaaaaaataattaaaataacaatctattttctataaaattttttcttttaatactcttattaatataaataataattatcttcaTAACTAgcttaattagaaaaaaatatgaaaaatttcgctagatttttattaattttatggatcAATGTCCTTGACAATGTCTTTTAACGGATCTATAGTCCAACTTTACatgcattaattaaataattgttaacatGCGATAGCTCATAAATGTTTAAGTAAAAGTTAGAAGACAAAGATCGATATTTAttgcctaaaaaaaaatattttctttagataaaaaaatttattttaataaattaatttatgattttaaaattctctaaaatattttaattttttaataagatatttattttattttttactagataatatttttttttgtgtaaataatttatctataatttacgactttaaaattaaaattcgcaatcacaattttttaattttataacaaaaaaattatttaaacaaaattgcattttttatattttaaaatttctacatgtcaattttttttgccataatttatttgttataaaattaaaaaaattatttttaaaaaattgcattttttattttttaaaatttctacgtcaattttttttgtcataatttatttgatatagaattgaaaaaaaatattaaataaattttaatctaaaattaaGTTATATAAAAGAGACATATAAGCATCAGagtagataataattaatacaattatttaaaagccTTGTAAATTCCAATAGATAATGTTTTCATAATGtttagtagctagtataatttttacacacAAAGTTTCTCTTCCCCCATTTAGATTGTAGTGTCCGTATGTACGAAATACAAGTACAAGTAAAAggcaacaaaaaaaaaaacagaaaataaaaaaggagaGAAACGATGAttaaagcgagaaaaagaataaaatcgGGGAGAGTTGGTCACGTGACACAAAATACTAGCAGCTGATTGGCCGGAAAGTCGGTTACCATCTCTCCTCAGATGTAGAAAGACGCTTGCTCACCTTCTAAACGAGTGTTGGCCTCAGAATAGTTCCAGATGTGGCCATGTTTAGTTAATATTTGAAGTTTCTCTTATTAATCAAatcgataataaaaaaattcaactgacTTGCTGCGACCGCCATTGAAActgtaaaaataacataacTCCATCGTATCAACAgagaaaataacaaataatccGTCGATCATACCTTTATCGCTTGCCCactaaacaaaaaatacatacagataacctttatgatttttaaattacgcgTTTGTTTAATTATCTCGTTGTTCAATTAACATTCACACTCGGAGGACGCTGCCTTTAAGTTAAACCAATTAATTGCaaagcaaaaataattattaaatattatttaggtAGAAGTTCAAAGGGTAAGGGATACAACGTGaacacgctttttttaaaattatttcttcgtgttaattaaattaatttcggAAAATCGTGTCATAATTTCGAAGTAAGTAAtctgaaaagtaaaaaaaaaatttaaaataattgttataaaaaaatctagatataaaaaataaatgttaattacGCGCGGGCGCGATGACATGacacaatatatatacatacagtATTTGGAGGACAAACATAACTTCACAGTAGCGACGTACATACATGTATACAATTGATAAATCACGTGATAAGAGAAGGAGACGTATTTAAGTATAGAATAACGTAGCGCGCATACACGGCAAGTACCCAAGCCTTAACATTAACATTAACAACGTTCGACGAAATTGTGGTCGGCCATGCCACGTCAGCCATTATGACGTAGCTGCCACCCGTTATTCAGGATAAAGAAgacttaaatattattttaaaatcgaTATTTTGATAGACAgtgttatcaaaaaattaattaaatttttattaagtaaataaatgtaGTAAAGTGAGGAATTGAAGCGATACTCATTTAATATAAGttaaattcatatttgtaGGAGAAAGAGGTAGAGGAGGGGAAGAAGAAAACTGAGGAGGGGAATATAGGACAGAAAAGAGAAGCAGTTGAAATACGAGAAGTATTTAATCCCGTGGACACTTTACTTGTCCATCGTTGGGTTTTCTTGTTCGTGTCATCGTCACCAGATCAactaaaagttttataaataatgattaaataacTCATGCgagcattaattaatttaaaggcGCTCGAGTGTCTAGTCAATTGATCGAACGAGATTAATTACGCTTTTGATAGCGgatttttggtaatttatatttagaatttaattaagggCAGCATAGCTTGATCGACGGAGGAAAacaaagttttaataattattatatattttatattcagaGTCGAGTAATCGAATATGGCACTAGAAAGTGCCTCCGCGCCTGAGACTCTGATTCAAAGGTttgcctaatttttttctctattccATTCAATGaccgagaatttttttttaaagtaacgcgttgaatatattaaaaattccgcatttttattttatttttctacgagcccatttgtttttttaacaaatttttggagcTAACCATTTAACTACATGAAGATCTCCCGATGTTGAATCCCTTGAATGCCAGTCAGCGCGAGTGACGCCAAGCAACTTTTATATTCTAAGACTCAAATTCAAGATGAAGACTACACTTTTGTCTGATGtgtatttagaaaattttattttttgttatttttatcttgaCAATCTTTTTTGTGTCTTGATCaaggttttcttttttttttttattattattttatgatcatttttaaagatttatcaGAAAGGCTTAAACAGTGAtagagatttttaatttttattaatattttattttattcaattttattacgTGAGGTGAGTGTTCGTTGGCTGGATAAATTGGTTTttctttgattaattaatttaaattaaaggagcagatttttgataatttttagaatttttttaaataaataaattactgcaaaaaaaaattggcgtaaaaattttaaatgaaattttttagaacaattttatttgttaaaaaaaaattttaaatgttcaagactgctaactttaattttataattaattaagctgaaaaataattaaatttttggagaaaaaccaaaatttaagAGATTAAACATCAAAAggagatgaaaattaagttagccgacaattaataatttttagattttttttttttaaattatgacaaaaaaatttgaaaaactttaagtgcaattttttaaaaatatttttttgttccaatttaattaatggaaaaaaataaaaaaattagaaacgtcggctaactttagtattatcaaAAAGAGtagtctgaaaaaaaaaataaatattgaattttattttaaaaataaaaaataagcggtatttttaattcattcttAACGCGTAATTTTATTACATGAATACAGCCTAGTTTATAAAACAGTAGTGttatatttaaagaaaaaacatGACTAAGACTAAAAACATACGGTTGCTAACCCACACATTTACAATTGTCTGTATTATAAGCGCTGGTTGTACAATGTACAAGCAAGCACTTACATTTATATAGACGCTAACGATAAACGcactcatactttttaatacaGTTGACTGTTAACAAATACCCAATAAAAGGTATGtctactacacatttttactCGTCGACGGTATTTCCACCATTATGAATGAGCTGTACGTATTACATGTGATTTATTGacgactaaaaaatttaactgactCGTATTTTGTAcctattagattttattttacataaatatatacatgaCAATTCTATCAGGTGATAATGCAACAATCATGATGATTAAAACTTGAGATGATTATGATGAATGATGATTATGATGTgcatgacattaaatttagtaatgaTGTCATAGATTTGGTaaggtattttatttttattaattttaccgAGGTATTTACATTTACATACATTGAGTATGTAACTTTTTTCCTGTAGTTTCAATTCTTCCTTAAttaatactaattaataaaacctATTTTAATGTCTTGCTTGGTGctcatatttaattaaactattaATCTATTGGGAATGGCTATTTggttaaatttttagtcttgcaaaattcaaattaaattcttttgattttaaaatcaaaaaaaattattctattttttatcgatCTCATTCTTGCTACtaagaaataattatgtattataattattgattgtttGCTTGTCGGGGTATTTAGTTCGCCATTTAAGAGCAATGTTTTTTAGATGGTCAATAATTTGTGCTGGagacgcaaaaaaaaattcgctaaaatttccattattttttataattaatttaccagatatttgttaattttaaaaatttttttaacaaattaattatgacaaaaaaaaattgacagaaattttaaatgcaatttttttgaataaatttgttgatttttttttact
It encodes:
- the LOC123265459 gene encoding uncharacterized protein LOC123265459 isoform X2; this translates as MDTNNSLLTTFLLNHLEETTIDINRIMYNGSSENYTDFFINNDTLSSSVVAFQSPETNNEQKLNKTSKICNPPTSTTTEKPFDDFGPPDGVEYIFVPLGVIIFVIILSAVVLIIIVKNNNYLLKNCNDMIVHGGEEGEDDWETELLDEGFGGRQRRQGYQSIDNEENTELFGH
- the LOC123265433 gene encoding DNA repair and recombination protein RAD54-like, with the protein product MRRSSAPSQSGKRPLFPDIENYSPITNVNNSNKPKEDSSVALHREKRLKTLKFKPILIPERKALQLNSNDVTTTKEVISDHEEKIRKMLSKPFKIPIPGYELSGRFLGAKFSGPRRALHDPNAANALVVYAPPELSEHERLKIDESKQLVHVVVDPLLCNILRPHQREGVKFMYECVTGVRIEDAFGCIMADEMGLGKTLQCITLLWTLLKQGPEAKPLIEKAIIVAPSSLVKNWYNEIFKWLGNRVRPLAIDGGSKNDIDTKLVGFMKTYGRRCVNPILIISYETFRLHSHVLHNDEVGLVLCDEGHRLKNSENLTYQSLMGLKAKRRVLLSGTPIQNDLLEYFSLVHFVNQGLLGTAQEFRKKFENPILRGQDAAATDSERAVAQERLNELVTIVNKCLIRRTSALLSKYLPIKYELVVCIKMTELQTQLYKNFINSDSIKRSMQNHESEKKKGGGTLSALSAITLLKKLCNHPDLVYEKIMENSEGFEGASKLLPSNYSTKDVMPELSGKLMVLDCLLASIKSTTSDKIVLVSNYTQTLDLFEKLSRKRQYKYVRLDGTMTIKKRSKVVDSFNNPESGDFIFMLSSKAGGCGLNLIGANRLVMFDPDWNPANDDQAMARVWRDGQKKPCFVYRFLSTGTIEEKIFQRQAHKKALSSTVVDQEDDVCRHFTLNDLRDLFKLEENTVSDTHSKFKCKRCVAGVEVKGPPEQSDCNSDLADWRHAHNSRNLPDIPLKHCWSSGVSFAFHHRSTEQVKEKKEIEEKPEEVNMDTEVDSE
- the LOC123265459 gene encoding uncharacterized protein C3orf18-like isoform X1 gives rise to the protein MDTNNSLLTTFLLNHLEETTIDINRIMYNGSSENYTDFFINNDTLSSSVVAFQSPETNNEQKLNKTSKICNPPTSTTTEKPFDDFGPPDGVEYIFVPLGVIIFVIILSAVVLIISRRRKLERLRHKLMPLYNFDPGEEGEDDWETELLDEGFGGRQRRQGYQSIDNEENTELFGH